Proteins found in one Streptomyces sp. NBC_00461 genomic segment:
- a CDS encoding helix-turn-helix transcriptional regulator, translated as MTDFNAIDALLAGAKKEVPLPPAEERRALREELNLSRTQLAQALGVSPSTVGGWESGRDPSGEVREKYAYFLEGARTKLAAEAEAEAEAETESETATETEDVASAEEPESDAPGDADQDDDVEVLAAPRPCVLCGQPARHQVTGFPQHLDPAECGTAEPPQPEKPAPHQAATRTAPAGRPQQPTRGVKVVPVGRRMQTADTPDLIARAVTAALAEHSGDVAAATTALVKRAIPDAMALLDESRKGGRYDVVAHPWLPDVLRKQTARGPDQVWEARPKWSRPELPHGEHEVTALDINGAYLSALKTHLPLGQLEHSTGDHHDRRRAGIHLITPPVWDHDTCLPNPIGSRDEPGPLWVTEPTLRLLLRLSGPKYGLCEPPEIHESWTSGATEGLLEKFRVALKDARDRAIAEDDEVTLEYVKAMYSKFVSTMGESNYNRELYRTDWMHLIRSQAFVNLWWKAHRAYDEGLVVVRAMGTDELHVIGDWRAVFPEGRAVTEVKVKDTYTVGASTTAE; from the coding sequence ATGACGGACTTCAACGCGATCGACGCGCTGCTCGCGGGGGCGAAGAAGGAGGTCCCGCTACCGCCCGCGGAGGAGCGGCGCGCCCTGCGCGAGGAGCTGAACCTCTCGCGCACCCAGCTCGCGCAGGCACTGGGCGTCAGTCCGTCCACGGTCGGCGGCTGGGAGTCCGGACGTGACCCGAGCGGGGAAGTACGTGAGAAGTACGCGTACTTCCTCGAAGGAGCACGGACCAAACTGGCCGCCGAGGCCGAGGCCGAGGCCGAGGCCGAAACCGAAAGCGAAACCGCGACCGAAACCGAGGACGTCGCGTCGGCGGAGGAACCTGAGAGCGACGCTCCTGGGGACGCCGACCAGGACGACGACGTCGAGGTGCTCGCCGCACCCCGGCCGTGTGTGCTGTGCGGTCAGCCCGCCCGCCACCAGGTCACGGGATTCCCGCAGCACCTGGACCCCGCGGAGTGCGGCACGGCCGAGCCCCCGCAGCCGGAGAAACCCGCACCGCACCAGGCCGCCACCCGGACGGCCCCCGCGGGCAGGCCGCAACAGCCGACCCGCGGAGTGAAGGTGGTGCCCGTCGGCCGTCGTATGCAGACCGCCGACACCCCGGACCTGATCGCCCGAGCCGTCACAGCCGCCCTCGCCGAGCACTCCGGCGACGTCGCGGCAGCGACCACGGCACTGGTGAAGAGGGCGATCCCGGACGCGATGGCGCTGCTCGACGAGAGCCGCAAGGGCGGCCGTTACGACGTCGTCGCCCACCCATGGCTCCCCGACGTCCTGCGCAAGCAGACGGCCCGCGGCCCCGACCAGGTCTGGGAGGCCCGCCCCAAGTGGTCGCGCCCCGAACTCCCGCACGGAGAGCACGAGGTGACCGCGCTCGACATCAACGGCGCTTACCTGTCCGCTCTCAAGACGCACCTGCCGCTCGGTCAGCTGGAGCACTCCACCGGCGACCACCACGACCGCCGCCGCGCAGGCATCCATCTGATCACCCCGCCTGTCTGGGACCACGACACCTGCCTGCCGAACCCGATCGGCAGCCGGGACGAACCGGGACCGCTGTGGGTGACCGAGCCGACCCTGCGCCTCCTGCTGCGTCTGTCGGGTCCGAAGTACGGGCTGTGCGAACCGCCGGAGATCCACGAGTCGTGGACGTCGGGAGCCACGGAGGGGCTGCTGGAGAAGTTCCGCGTGGCGCTCAAGGACGCCCGGGACCGGGCGATCGCCGAGGACGACGAGGTGACGCTGGAGTACGTCAAGGCGATGTATTCGAAGTTCGTCTCCACGATGGGGGAGTCGAACTACAACCGGGAGCTGTATCGCACCGACTGGATGCACCTGATCCGTTCCCAGGCCTTCGTGAACCTCTGGTGGAAGGCGCACCGGGCCTACGACGAGGGCCTGGTGGTCGTCCGTGCCATGGGCACCGACGAACTGCACGTCATCGGCGACTGGCGCGCGGTGTTCCCTGAAGGGCGCGCCGTCACCGAGGTGAAGGTCAAGGACACCTACACCGTCGGCGCATCCACCACTGCCGAATAG
- a CDS encoding helix-turn-helix domain-containing protein: MGMSLEERVRSAVAALLHAAGESQTELAIALGVSQAQVSRRQSGTAAWSLTDCEAVAVHYGIDVLELLAGPTRATEALPVERRRVLGRQTTAVRPAAVDGGV; the protein is encoded by the coding sequence ATGGGCATGAGCCTGGAAGAACGTGTGCGGTCCGCGGTGGCGGCGCTCCTGCATGCGGCCGGTGAGTCGCAGACCGAGCTCGCCATCGCCCTGGGCGTGAGCCAGGCTCAGGTGAGCCGCCGTCAGTCCGGCACCGCGGCCTGGAGTCTGACCGACTGCGAGGCGGTCGCCGTGCACTACGGCATCGACGTCCTTGAGCTCCTCGCGGGACCCACCCGGGCCACTGAGGCGCTGCCCGTCGAGCGGCGCCGCGTCTTGGGCCGTCAGACCACCGCCGTACGCCCTGCGGCCGTCGACGGGGGAGTGTGA
- a CDS encoding potassium transporter Kup, with the protein MADRQAETPSGEGPATRFPEARPASARQAVRLALVIGALGVVFGDIGTSPIYTLQTVFNPSDPHPVPVSTQNVYGVVSLVFWSVMIIVTITYVLLAMRADNDGEGGIMALITLLRRWSSQRGGRAAVVLAALGIFGASLFFGDSMITPAISVLSAVEGVKVVEPSLGDAVVPITAVIIVILFLVQRRGTAAVGRVFGPIMIAWFLTIGACGVAGIADHPGILRALSPTYALSFLFGHFGIAFFALAAVVLAVTGAEALYADMGHFGRPAITRAWLFLVFPACILSYLGQGALILDDADNISSPFFLLVPDWGRWPLVLLATAATVIASQAVITGAYSVTSQAAQLGYLPRLRIAHTSESTIGQIYVPWINWLLMVSVLTLVFAFRSSTALAFAFGMAVTGTITITTLLFFYVARAKWGTPRWLIAIGAIVLLSVDLLFVAANLTKLVHGAWLPLLIGLTVFTVMTTWQRGREAVTAERARHEGPLRAFVDDLRSGELSAVQVPGTAVFLNRGNETAPLAMRANVEHNHVRHEQVVILSIETEPVPRVPADRRIVIDDLGYADDGIVHVTARIGYMETPDVPGTLAMLNPGQTEGQLQLDHASYFLSKIELLRGSAPTMAPWRKRLFIATSYITADAAEHFGLPRERTVIMGSHIEL; encoded by the coding sequence ATGGCCGATCGCCAGGCCGAGACCCCGTCGGGAGAGGGGCCGGCGACGCGGTTCCCGGAGGCCCGACCGGCGAGCGCGCGCCAGGCGGTGCGGCTCGCGCTCGTGATCGGTGCGCTCGGCGTGGTCTTCGGCGACATCGGGACCAGCCCGATCTACACCCTCCAGACCGTGTTCAATCCGAGCGACCCGCACCCGGTCCCGGTCAGTACGCAGAACGTGTACGGCGTGGTGTCGCTGGTCTTCTGGTCGGTCATGATCATCGTGACGATCACCTATGTGCTGCTGGCTATGCGAGCCGACAACGACGGCGAGGGCGGCATCATGGCGCTCATCACGCTGCTGCGCCGGTGGAGTTCACAGCGGGGCGGGCGGGCCGCCGTCGTACTGGCCGCGCTGGGCATCTTCGGCGCGTCGCTGTTCTTCGGCGACAGCATGATCACCCCCGCGATCTCGGTGCTGTCCGCGGTCGAGGGTGTCAAGGTCGTCGAGCCGTCGCTGGGCGACGCGGTCGTACCCATCACCGCGGTGATCATCGTGATCCTGTTCCTGGTGCAGCGCCGCGGAACGGCGGCGGTGGGCCGGGTGTTCGGGCCGATCATGATCGCCTGGTTCCTGACCATCGGCGCGTGCGGCGTCGCCGGCATCGCCGACCACCCGGGCATTCTGCGGGCACTGTCACCGACGTACGCGCTGAGCTTCCTGTTCGGCCACTTCGGTATCGCCTTCTTCGCCCTGGCCGCCGTGGTGCTCGCGGTCACCGGCGCCGAGGCCCTCTACGCCGACATGGGCCACTTCGGTCGCCCGGCGATCACCCGCGCCTGGCTGTTCCTCGTCTTCCCCGCCTGCATCCTCAGCTACCTCGGCCAGGGCGCGCTGATCCTCGACGATGCGGACAACATCAGCAGCCCGTTCTTCCTGCTCGTGCCCGACTGGGGACGGTGGCCGTTGGTCCTGCTGGCCACGGCGGCCACGGTGATCGCCTCCCAGGCGGTGATCACCGGCGCGTACTCGGTCACCTCCCAGGCCGCCCAGCTGGGCTATCTGCCGAGGCTCCGCATCGCGCACACCTCCGAGTCCACCATCGGTCAGATCTACGTCCCCTGGATCAACTGGCTGTTGATGGTCTCGGTGCTCACCCTGGTGTTCGCCTTCCGCAGCTCCACGGCGCTGGCCTTCGCGTTCGGCATGGCCGTCACCGGCACCATCACCATCACCACCCTGCTGTTCTTCTACGTCGCCCGCGCGAAATGGGGCACGCCCAGGTGGCTGATCGCCATCGGCGCGATCGTGCTGCTCTCCGTGGACCTGCTGTTCGTGGCGGCCAACCTGACCAAGCTCGTCCACGGCGCATGGCTGCCCCTGCTGATCGGCCTCACCGTGTTCACCGTCATGACGACCTGGCAACGCGGACGCGAGGCCGTCACCGCGGAACGCGCTCGCCACGAAGGTCCCCTGCGTGCTTTCGTCGATGACCTCCGCAGCGGAGAGCTGTCGGCGGTCCAGGTCCCCGGCACGGCCGTCTTCCTCAACCGGGGGAACGAGACGGCTCCCTTGGCCATGCGGGCCAACGTGGAACACAATCATGTGCGGCACGAGCAGGTCGTGATCCTTTCCATCGAGACCGAGCCCGTGCCCCGCGTCCCGGCCGACCGACGGATCGTCATCGACGATCTCGGCTACGCCGACGACGGGATCGTCCACGTCACCGCTCGGATCGGCTACATGGAGACGCCGGATGTGCCCGGCACGCTGGCGATGCTCAACCCCGGCCAGACCGAAGGACAGTTGCAGCTCGACCACGCGTCCTACTTCCTGTCGAAGATCGAGCTCCTGCGCGGCAGCGCCCCGACCATGGCCCCTTGGCGCAAACGCCTGTTCATCGCCACCTCCTACATCACGGCCGACGCCGCCGAGCACTTCGGCCTGCCCCGCGAACGCACCGTCATCATGGGCTCGCACATCGAGCTGTAG
- a CDS encoding TIGR01777 family oxidoreductase: MKVVLPGGTGQVGAVLDRALTAAGHEVVVLTRSPKREREIAWDGETIGPWAEAIDGCEVVINLAGRSVSCRYTDENLRDMMDSRVNSARVVGEAIAAAVRPPRVWLQMSTATIYAHRFDAANDEATGVIGGSEAGVPDYWAYSVEIAKNWERAQAQAPTPGTRKVALRSAMVMSPDRGGVFDVLLRLARLGLGGPVGGGAQYVSWIHDEDFVRAVEFLIARDDIEGPVNLASPDPLPHRQFMRALRTARGVPVGLPATRWMAQLGAWAMRSDTELLLKSRRVVPGRLCAAGFTFAHPEWDKAAADLVRRARAPHSTQTGERGPNRLLSRQRP, translated from the coding sequence ATGAAGGTAGTGCTGCCCGGGGGAACCGGACAGGTGGGCGCGGTCCTCGACCGCGCGCTGACGGCGGCCGGTCACGAGGTGGTGGTGCTGACCAGGAGCCCGAAGCGGGAGCGTGAGATCGCCTGGGACGGGGAGACGATCGGCCCCTGGGCCGAGGCGATCGACGGCTGCGAAGTCGTGATCAACCTGGCGGGGCGCAGCGTCTCCTGTCGCTACACCGACGAGAACCTGCGGGACATGATGGATTCCCGGGTGAACTCGGCGCGGGTCGTCGGCGAGGCGATCGCCGCCGCCGTGCGACCCCCGCGGGTCTGGCTGCAGATGAGCACCGCGACGATCTACGCCCATCGCTTCGATGCGGCCAACGACGAGGCCACGGGGGTGATCGGCGGCTCGGAGGCAGGGGTGCCGGACTACTGGGCGTACAGCGTCGAGATCGCCAAGAACTGGGAACGGGCGCAGGCCCAGGCGCCCACGCCGGGGACCCGCAAGGTGGCACTGCGCTCGGCGATGGTCATGAGCCCGGACCGAGGCGGAGTCTTCGATGTCCTGCTGCGCCTGGCACGGCTGGGGCTGGGCGGGCCGGTCGGCGGCGGCGCGCAGTACGTCTCCTGGATCCATGACGAGGACTTCGTGCGGGCGGTGGAGTTCCTGATCGCCCGGGACGACATCGAAGGGCCGGTGAACCTCGCCTCGCCCGACCCCCTCCCGCACCGGCAGTTCATGCGGGCGCTGCGCACGGCACGAGGCGTCCCGGTGGGACTGCCGGCAACGCGCTGGATGGCGCAGCTGGGGGCGTGGGCGATGCGCTCGGACACCGAACTGTTGCTGAAGAGCCGGCGCGTGGTTCCGGGTCGGCTGTGTGCGGCCGGGTTCACCTTCGCCCATCCCGAGTGGGACAAGGCCGCCGCCGACCTCGTACGACGGGCCAGGGCACCTCACTCGACACAGACGGGCGAGCGCGGGCCCAACCGCCTGCTGTCCCGCCAACGTCCCTGA